One segment of Cynocephalus volans isolate mCynVol1 chromosome 8, mCynVol1.pri, whole genome shotgun sequence DNA contains the following:
- the ATP1A1 gene encoding sodium/potassium-transporting ATPase subunit alpha-1 codes for MGKGVGRDKYEPAAISEHGDKKGKKAKKERDMDELKKEVSMDDHKLSLDELHRKYGTDLNRGLTSARAAEILARDGPNALTPPPTTPEWVKFCRQLFGGFSMLLWIGAILCFLAYSIVAATEEEPQNDNLYLGVVLSAVVIITGCFSYYQEAKSSKIMESFKNMVPQQALVIRNGEKMSINAEDVVVGDLVEVKGGDRIPADLRIISANGCKVDNSSLTGESEPQTRSPDFTNENPLETRNIAFFSTNCVEGTARGIVVYTGDRTVMGRIATLASGLEGGQTPIAAEIEHFIHIITGVAVFLGVTFFILSLILGYTWLEAVIFLIGIIVANVPEGLLATVTVCLTLTAKRMARKNCLVKNLEAVETLGSTSTICSDKTGTLTQNRMTVAHMWFDNQIHEADTTENQSGVSFDKTSTTWLALSRVAGLCNRAVFQANQENVPILKRAVAGDASESALLKCIELCCGSVKEMRDRYTKIVEIPFNSTNKYQLSIHKNPNTSEPRHLLVMKGAPERILDRCSSILVHGKEQPLDEELKDAFQNAYLELGGLGERVLGFCHLFLPDEQFPEGFQFDTDDVNFPLDNLCFIGLISMIDPPRAAVPDAVGKCRSAGIKVIMVTGDHPITAKAIAKGVGIISEGNETVEDIAARLNIPVSQVNPRDAKACVVHGSDLKDMTPEQLDEILKHHTEIVFARTSPQQKLIIVEGCQRQGAIVAVTGDGVNDSPALKKADIGVAMGIAGSDVSKQAADMILLDDNFASIVTGVEEGRLIFDNLKKSIAYTLTSNIPEITPFLIFIIANIPLPLGTVTILCIDLGTDMVPAISLAYEQAESDIMKRQPRNPKTDKLVNERLISMAYGQIGMIQALGGFFTYFVILAENGFLPIHLLGLRLDWDDRWVNDVEDSYGQQWTYEQRKIVEFTCHTAFFVSIVVVQWADLVICKTRRNSVFQQGMKNKILIFGLFEETALAAFLSYCPGMGVALRMYPLKPTWWFCAFPYSLLIFVYDEVRKLIIRRRPGGWVEKETYY; via the exons GTTGGACGTGATAAATATGAACCCGCAGCCATTTCTGAACATGGCGATAAAAAGGGCAAAAAGGCCAAGAAAGAGAGGGACATGGATGAACTGAAGAAAGAAGTTTCTATG GATGACCATAAACTTAGCCTTGATGAACTTCATCGTAAATATGGAACAGACTTAAACCGA GGCTTAACATCTGCTCGAGCTGCTGAGATCCTGGCCCGAGACGGTCCCAATGCCCTTACTCCCCCTCCTACTACTCCTGAGTGGGTCAAATTCTGTCGGCAGCTGTTTGGAGGGTTCTCCATGTTACTGTGGATTGGAGCGATTCTTTGTTTCTTGGCATACAGCATTGTAGCTGCCACGGAAGAGGAACCTCAAAACGATAAT CTATATCTTGGTGTGGTGCTGTCAGCTGTTGTCATCATAACTGGTTGTTTCTCCTACTATCAAGAAGCTAAAAGTTCAAAGATCATGGAATCCTTCAAAAACATGGTCCCTCAG CAAGCCCTTGTGATTCGAAATGGTGAGAAAATGAGCATAAATGCGGAGGATGTTGTAGTTGGGGATCTGGTAGAAGTAAAAGGAGGAGACCGAATCCCTGCTGACCTCAGAATCATATCTGCAAATGGCTGCAAG GTGGATAACTCCTCACTCACTGGTGAATCAGAACCCCAGACCAGGTCTCCGGATTTCACAAATGAAAACCCACTGGAGACAAGGAACATTGCCTTTTTTTCAACCAATTGTGTTGAAG gaaccgCACGTGGCATTGTTGTATACACTGGGGACCGCACTGTGATGGGAAGAATTGCCACACTTGCTTCAGGGCTAGAAGGGGGCCAGACCCCCATTGCTGCagaaattgaacattttatccACATCATCACGGGTGTAGCTGTGTTCCTGGGTGTGACTTTCTTCATCCTTTCTCTGATCCTCGGGTACACCTGGCTTGAGGCTGTCATCTTCCTCATCGGTATCATTGTAGCTAATGTGCCAGAAGGTTTGCTGGCCACTGTCACG GTATGTCTGACGCTTACTGCCAAACGCATGGCAAGGAAAAACTGCCTAGTGAAGAACTTAGAAGCTGTGGAGACCTTGGGGTCCACATCCACCATCTGCTCCGATAAAACTGGAACTCTGACTCAGAACCGGATGACAGTGGCCCACATGTGGTTTGACAATCAAATCCATGAAGCTGATACAACAGAGAATCAGAGTG GTGTCTCGTTCGACAAGACTTCAACCACTTGGCTCGCTCTGTCCAGAGTTGCAGGTCTTTGTAATAGGGCAGTGTTTCAGGCTAACCAGGAAAATGTACCTATTCTTAAG CGGGCAGTTGCAGGAGACGCGTCCGAGTCAGCACTCTTAAAATGCATTGAGCTGTGCTGCGGTTCTGTGAAGGAGATGAGAGACAGATACACCAAAATTGTTGAGATACCCTTCAACTCCACCAACAAGTACCAG TTGTCCATTCATAAGAACCCCAACACATCTGAGCCCCGACACCTGCTGGTGATGAAGGGCGCTCCAGAAAGGATCCTGGACCGTTGCAGCTCTATACTTGTCCATGGCAAGGAGCAGCCCCTGGATGAGGAGCTGAAGGATGCCTTTCAGAATGCCTACCTGGAGCTGGGCGGCCTTGGAGAGCGAGTACTAG GTTTCTGCCACCTTTTTCTGCCAGATGAACAGTTTCCTGAAGGGTTCCAGTTTGACACTGATGATGTGAATTTCCCTCTCGATAATCTCTGCTTTATTGGCCTCATCTCCATGATTGACCCCCCGCGGGCTGCTGTTCCTGATGCCGTGGGCAAATGTCGAAGTGCTGGAATTAAG GTCATCATGGTCACAGGAGACCATCCAATCACAGCCAAAGCCATTGCCAAAGGTGTGGGCATCATCTCAGAAGGCAACGAGACCGTAGAAGACATTGCTGCCCGCCTCAACATCCCAGTCAGCCAGGTGAACCCCAG AGATGCCAAGGCCTGCGTAGTACATGGCAGTGATCTGAAGGACATGACCCCTGAGCAGCTAGATGAAATTTTGAAGCATCACACTGAGATTGTGTTTGCCAGGACCTCTCCTCAGCAGAAACTTATTATTGTGGAAGGCTGCCAGAGACAG GGTGCTATTGTGGCTGTAACTGGTGACGGTGTAAATGACTCTCCAGCTTTGAAGAAAGCGGACATTGGGGTTGCCATGGGGATTGCTGGCTCAGATGTGTCTAAGCAAGCTGCTGACATGATTCTTTTGGATGACAACTTTGCCTCAATTGTGACTGGAGTAGAAGAAG GTCGTCTGATCTTTGATAACTTGAAGAAATCCATTGCTTATACCCTAACCAGTAACATTCCAGAGATCACCCCTTTCCTGATATTTATTATTGCAAACATTCCACTACCGCTGGGCACCGTCACCATCCTCTGCATTGACTTGGGTACTGACATG GTTCCTGCCATTTCCCTGGCTTATGAGCAAGCTGAGAGTGACATCATGAAAAGACAGCCCAGAAatccaaaaacagacaaacttgTGAACGAGCGGCTGATCAGCATGGCCTATGGACAGATTG GTATGATCCAGGCTCTTGGAGGCTTCTTCACTTACTTTGTGATTCTGGCTGAGAATGGCTTCCTCCCGATTCACCTGTTGGGCCTCCGACTGGACTGGGATGACCGCTGGGTCAATGATGTGGAGGACAGCTATGGGCAGCAGTGG ACCTACGAACAGAGGAAGATTGTGGAGTTCACCTGCCACACAGCCTTCTTTGTCAGCATCGTCGTGGTGCAGTGGGCCGACTTGGTCATCTGTAAGACCAGGAGGAACTCCGTCTTCCAGCAGGGGATGAA GAACAAGATCTTAATATTTGGCCTCTTTGAAGAGACGGCCCTTGCTGCTTTCCTTTCCTACTGCCCTGGAATGGGTGTTGCCCTTAGGATGTATCCCCTCAA ACCTACCTGGTGGTTCTGTGCCTTCCCCTACTCTCTTCTCATCTTCGTATATGATGAAGTCAGAAAACTCATCATCAGGCGACGCCCTGGCG GCTGGGTGGAGAAGGAAACCTACTACTAG